GTAGGCGAGGGTGGGGCCGGAAGCGATGCGCGCCGCCAGTTCCGCCGTCCCGGCCTCGAACGAGTCGTCGGAGAAGACCCGCTGGACGAGCCCCCACGCGGCCGCCTCCTCCGCGGTGAGCGTCCTGCCGGTCAGGGTGAGCTCCATCGCCCGGTGGGTCCCGACGGCCCGGGCGAGGAAGAAGGTCGCCCCGCCGTCCGGCGAGAGCCCGATGTTCTGGTACGCCAGGGTGAAGCGGGCCGACCCCGCGGCGACCACGAGGTCGCCCGCCAGCGCCAGGGAGATCCCCGCCCCCGCCGCGACGCCGTTGACCGCGGAGAGGACGGGCCTGGGGACTCGCCGAAGGGACGCGATGAAGGCGTGCAGCCGGATCGTGAGTTCCCGGAAGTTCGCGGCGGCCGGAGGCGGGAAGGATCCCATCAGGGCCACGTCGCCGCCGGCCGAGAACGCCCTCCCGCTCCCGGTGAGAACGATGCAGCGGACGCCCGGGTCGTCCCCCAGGGCGGAAACGGCATCGAGCAGCTCCTTCCCCATCTCGAAATCGTACGCGTTCATCCGGTCGGGTCGGTTCATCCGGATCGTTGCCACGCCCCCCTGCCGTTCGACGATCACCGCGCTCATCGGCCCCCCTCCTTTCGCGTTCGATGGTTCCCGGCATTCCTCCCTAAGTGCTCCATTTCACAAATACGGTTGCATTCGAGCGCCGCTGCATCCGCTCCCGCTTCGTTG
This genomic interval from Candidatus Deferrimicrobiaceae bacterium contains the following:
- a CDS encoding enoyl-CoA hydratase, with the protein product MSAVIVERQGGVATIRMNRPDRMNAYDFEMGKELLDAVSALGDDPGVRCIVLTGSGRAFSAGGDVALMGSFPPPAAANFRELTIRLHAFIASLRRVPRPVLSAVNGVAAGAGISLALAGDLVVAAGSARFTLAYQNIGLSPDGGATFFLARAVGTHRAMELTLTGRTLTAEEAAAWGLVQRVFSDDSFEAGTAELAARIASGPTLAYARAKELYNRALCQPLEAQLEDERQRIAESARTGDFREGVRAFLEKRPPAFRGE